A single Aspergillus chevalieri M1 DNA, chromosome 3, nearly complete sequence DNA region contains:
- a CDS encoding uncharacterized protein (COG:S;~EggNog:ENOG410PJJS;~InterPro:IPR021709;~PFAM:PF11696;~TransMembrane:3 (o110-128i140-167o321-343i)) yields MSQEHLPGSLDNTDGHDLVQTELGDSALATNVRNVPNPPEIKYRASSRTLEETLAEGLSNEDLWMLIRRFNKQIYYVKAAEDAPQKVLDLNRAEDEKYPPEKLRITLERFYTSVVIGFSSFFNHIGRLRSWKEPRRTAKFCAFYLVAWLFDLLIPAISSVLVALIIFPPVRPLLFPEPAEPDTKPGQHESHDSITGVSEGHKGEAAEQEASNLVNMVATVAVEGAAGKYGQGTAESSTETLAEENPETPSMPGSMEVVPVTAEAPGENGPTEDKTEKPMKKKVSKATNQTMRVISDITDLYERFANVFSPTPPFFAISARLQLVGILVSICLASLVTSSYVIVKGIGFVIGFGFFGDPIFEWTVDFLNRKVPNWKDNLDIQKTLLKGVPTNAQLTLTLLRIGEMNSSPLPPPPGSSNIEPSWPISRKKSNNLITNGTNGTNSDNNSVNDTNQDSPTAVQKQPSADSLEPPKPSKRRWLTKLFKIFRRTISTAIKSHIALDRAMAIAGSAHTQHLLGMLQRKGFITAPMGPLKFEAKFERKRGTVVIDSSKEPPLLYFTTQNSGALDDLRIENQKDSKVLFQIPVTEIRELKKTEGLGWKGKLIVELTVKSKEVADGLVVCGREVGQCYHLTGMKGRNQLFNRLVAIDAQFWESY; encoded by the exons ATGAGCCAGGAACATTTACCAGGCTCACTGGACAATACAGACGGCCATGACTTAGTCCAGACAGAGCTAGGCGACAGTGCGCTGGCTACCAATGTCAGAAACGTGCCGAACCCTCCCGAGATCAAGTACCGGGCATCTTCCAGGACGCTGGAGGAAACCCTGGCAGAGGGATTGTCGAATGAGGATTTGTGGATGCTTATTCGGCGGTTTAACAAG CAAATCTACTATGTGAAAGCCGCAGAAGACGCTCCTCAGAAGGTGCTCGACCTTAATCGCGCCGAAGACGAAAAGTATCCCCCAGAAAAGCTGCGGATAACTCTGGAACGATTCTATACTTCAGTCGTCATAGGATTCTCTAGTTTCTTCAATCATATTGGCAGGCTGCGGTCGTGGAAGGAGCCTCGGCGAACAGCAAAGTTTTGTGCA TTTTATTTAGTCGCGTGGCTTTTCGATCTCCTCATTCCTGCCATCTCCAGCGTCCTTGTTGCTTTGATCATATTCCCGCCAGTCCGACCATTGCTATTCCCAGAACCGGCTGAACCCGATACAAAGCCAGGGCAGCATGAATCGCACGACAGCATCACTGGTGTTTCGGAGGGACACAAAGGTGAAGCGGCTGAGCAAGAGGCTAGCAACCTAGTCAACATGGTCGCCactgttgctgttgaagGTGCCGCTGGAAAATACGGCCAGGGTACGGCTGAGAGTTCAACCGAGACTCTGGCTGAAGAGAACCCTGAGACGCCATCTATGCCTGGGTCAATGGAAGTGGTGCCAGTAACAGCAGAGGCGCCGGGTGAGAATGGCCCGACAGAAGACAAGACCGAAAAGCCTATGAAAAAGAAGGTATCCAAGGCTACGAATCAGACGATGCGGGTCATCAGTGATATCACAGATCTTTATGAGAGATTTGCCAA CGTCTTCTCCCCAACACCGCCATTCTTTGCTATCTCAGCTCGTTTGCAATTGGTAGGAATATTGGTCTCTATCTGCTTGGCCTCGCTCGTCACATCAAGCTATGTGATTGTCAAGGGTATTGGCTTTGTTATCGGATTCGGATTTTTTGGCGATCCAATCTTCGAATGGACAGTGGACTTTTTGAACCGCAAAGTTCCAAACTGGAAGGATAATTTGGACATACAAAA AACACTTCTGAAAGGAGTCCCTACCAACGCCCAACTCACCCTAACCCTTCTTCGAATCGGCGAAATGaactcctctcctctcccccCTCCACCAGGCTCCTCAAACATCGAACCCTCATGGCCTATATCCCGCAAGAAATccaacaacctcatcacCAACGGCACCAACGGCACCAATAGCGACAACAACAGCGTCAACGACACCAACCAAGACTCCCCAACCGCCGTCCAAAAACAACCCTCCGCCGACTCCCTCGAACCCCCCAAACCCAGCAAACGCCGCTGGCTCACCAAACTCTTCAAAATCTTCCGCCGCACAATATCCACAGCCATCAAATCCCATATCGCCCTCGACCGCGCCATGGCCATCGCCGGCTCTGCACACACCCAACACCTCCTCGGCATGCTGCAACGCAAAGGCTTCATAACAGCCCCCATGGGCCCACTAAAATTCGAAGCGAAATTCGAGCGCAAGCGCGGAACAGTCGTCATCGACTCCTCCAAAGAACCGCCCTTGCTCTACTTCACGACGCAGAACTCGGGTGCGCTGGATGATCTGCGGATCGAGAACCAGAAGGATAGTAAGGTGCTTTTCCAGATCCCTGTTACTGAGATCCGGGAGTTGAAAAAGACGGAGGGGCTGGGGTGGAAGGGGAAGTTGATTGTGGAGTTGACGGTGAAGAGTAAGGAGGTTGCGGATGGGTTGGTGGTTTGTGGGAGGGAGGTTGGGCAGTGCTATCATTTGACGGGGATGAAGGGGCGGAATCAGTTGTTTAACCGGTTGGTGGCGATTGATGCGCAGTTTTGGGAGAGTTATTAG